CAATTTTACCATTCCACTTATTGTAGCACTCACTAGTTAGGTGGTCATGATTTAAATCACAATAGGCTTAAAAACATTGGTTCCTTCATATAATATCGTTCATAAAGTAACATCACAGAAAGAAAAACACCATGGTTTGGTGGTCATGGTTTAAATCACATTAGGCTTGACTACTATTATTGTGTAATTGCTGCCCTTTTCgagtttttaatttatctattgcAACACTTTTTTCTTTAGACTGCGGCGTAACACTTTAAATTGTTAGCAGCACAAGACCACTTCGATTCTAATCACGGTAGCAGCACAAGCTCGAAGTACTTAACCGTTAATACAGCTGGTACCGTGGTTTTGTTAAAGCTTCGAGGtgctttttttattaaaattacgGCAACTCATGACTTTGACTCTACCAGTTTCACCCTGAATCTAACATGCAAAATATATGTTTTCATGATATGTTGATGTTTTTCAGACATAGAAAATATAATGACAGCAGAATCATATTGaggaaaaagaaattattaGGGCTTATGTATCTTAAGTAATTTGTgttataaaattatatgattGAGAAATGTAAGTAATTACTACATCTGTTCTCTCTTTATCCCTAGTTCAAAAGTGAGATCCTTTGTTATAATCTATCCATCACTTCTCCTTCTGTTCACTCATTGGGTTGCGACTACATTATATGGCACCTAAACTCATGCACTAAGCTCCAAGAGAAATGGTCCCAAACATGTACTGACGAGATCTCTTTGGAAGTTATTATGAGTACATCAAAACTAAATttgttcaaagttcaaacatcAATAGACATTGTTCAGTTATACTGTATTAGTtattaacaataacaaaaaaattaaaatacaatttCGAACTATTTTCAGTTTTTCGTACTATTTAATAATGTCAGTCTTGGCCTCTTGACTATGTAACTGTTTATTcatttttgtcatatttttgAAGCTACTGCAAGTAGAGGGTATTTTCTATGACAAGTAATGCCACCAGTCTCAGACATGTCCAAATTCTCTCCTGCTACTCCATCAGGCAATTGCCATTCAAATTGGTAAACAAGGTTTGCTAGAACCAATTCATTCACAGCAATAGCAAACATCACTCCAGGACAACCCCTTCGTCCTGCTCCAAATGGGATAAATTCAAAGTCCAATCCCTTAAAATCTTTGGAACTATTCATAAACCTTTCTGGTTTAAACTCTAGAGGTTCTTCCCAACTTGAAGGGTCTCTTGCAATTGCCCAAGCATTCACTATTACCTGTGTCCCTGATGCAATGTCATAACCATCTAGCTTGATATCTTCCATAGATTTCCGAGGGAGTAATAAGGGAACCGGTAAATGGAGGCGAAGTGTTTCTTTGATCACAGCCTTCAAATAGTTCATGTTAACCAAATCTTCTTCAGTTACATGAGTTTTGTTGCCAACCAGAGTTCTGACCTCATCTTGCAATTTATGCATCACAGTTTGGTGTCTTAACAGTTCTGTCATTGCCCAATCTAGGACTGCGTAGGTAGTGTCTGTACCTGCAGCAAACATGTCCTACATGTACATGAGTTGTCAGCTTATTCGTAAAAGTTTGACTTTGTGATCTCTCAATGGACAAGTTCAAATTCTCTGAAAGACAGTTGCTCTACAAAAACCACAATTGATTGTAGCACAGAAGAATTTTTACAAAATGttccaacaaattatatatcACAGTTAGAATGTAGCTTAAATTCTTGAAGAAGTTAACACTTATTTTCTATAACATAATTTACAGAACCTATCTTGGATCCACATTATCAGCATAATAACCTATCATCATAGAAATAAAGTATCAGTTTAATATGACCAAGTTAGTCTAACTAAGTTGCTTCTGCTATATGACAATAAATTAAGAAACATGATCAACCAGATAACACTAAATCTACCATATGCTATTATAGAATGATATTATGCAAACAAGGGAAGAGGAAGACacctaaatatataaaatataaatgaatgaTATAGTTACTTACTAGTATCACAGCTTTTACGGAAGTTCTATCAATTGGAAAGTCAATAGCATCAGTCTTTTGAACTGAAAGCAAAACATCTACAAAATCACTATGCTCCTCATTATCAACAGTGTCATTCCTGAATCTATGACTAATGTGCTCCTCAATGACTTGTTCTAAGAACTCATCCAAATATTTGGCACATTTTTCTGCCCTTCTATCCAAACCATTAACTTTCCCCAACCAATCAAGCCAAGGTATATAGTCTCCAATAAATACAGTGCCCAATAACTCCTCAAACTCAGACAACACCTCCTGCAATTTCACCCCTCTTCCTTCACGGTATCTTTTTCCAAAAGTCACCCTACATATTATATCATTAGTAATTGTAGACAACAACTCGGTTAAATTCAACGGTGATGCAGAAGAACAACAACTCTCCTTAATATATTCCATCATTCTTAAAGTTTCTTCTTCTCTTACATGATGATAAGATCGAACCCTTTTGCTACTCAGAAGGTGTATCACACTGAGACTCCTTATTTGTCTCCAATACTCACCATATGCACAAGTTGCCACATCTTTAGAACCATAAAAAAGGATATCAAACATTTTACTATGTGGCCTATCAGAGAAAACCAAATCATgagttttcattatttttcttgcTGCATCAGCAGAGGAAACCACAAGTACTGGAAACTTCCCAAAATAAAGAAGCATTAAAGGACCATATTTGTGTGATAAATTTTGGAGTGACCTTTGAGGCAATATGCCAAGTTGATGGAGATTACCAAGTATAGGTAATCTTGGAGGTGAAGCTAGTGTGGTTTTTTGTGTGACAGAAGAATTGTTGACATACCAATatttgatgatgaagaaaagAGAAATAAGAAATAGTGGGAAGATAGTGAAGAAAATCATAGGAAATAATGAATATAAGCTTTTTTGTGAAAGAGAACTTTGTAGAAAGGTGGACATGGCTTAAGAATTTTGTTTCTGTTGAGTATTATCTTCCTCTATATATATTATGGTGTGACGAAATGATTATAATAAGATAATGAATTGTATTTTGATAAGGTGAAAATCAAAGCATAGGATAATGATATGAGAGATCAGGAGAAAAGGTTTGTGTGTGTATATAGTTTGTTTTCAACATAAATTTCTATCTAAttctataaacttttaattaGGAACCCTTTCTCATTTCATTTGTGGCCACAAGTGTACCTACTGGAATTTGTTTTGAATTcatgataggataggataggataggaaAATGGAGAGGGAATCTActatcaaaaaatattttaccttGGCTTAAGTCTCGTTACAACCTGAACATGCATGCATAATTATATTGTGACTGGtgtataaaatatttcaagCCGAAAATTTGTGTGAGGTTGTATGAACAGAGAATTGAGCCTATGAAAAAGTGTTGGATGAATTGCActgaatttttattggttgttatTAGACGAGATGTTTTTTGTATACTTAATGTTCACATATGTAAATACAAGATAAGATAATGGCGGACTTCACCGTTAACACATGCTGGGTGTCTTATTACATATCCATTTATTTATATAGCTCTTCTGTCCACTCATTGGGTTGCAAGTTGCAACTACATTATATGGCACAAAAAATAGTATTTGCTTTACTTATACATTGTTCAATTATAGTAGTTATTAACAATTTAATAATGTCATTCTTGGCATCTTAACTATTGTCACTGTTTATTCATTTCTGTCATATTTTGTAGCTACTGCAAGTAGAGGGTATTTTCTATGACAAGTAATGCCACCAGTCTCAGACATGTCCAAATTCTTCCCTGCTACTCCATCAGGCAATTTCCAATCAAATTGGTAAACAAGGTTTGCTAGAACCAATTCATTTACAGCAGTGGCAAATAACACTCCAGGACAACCCCTCCTTCCTGCTCCAAATGGGATAAGTTCAAAATTCAATCCTTTGAAATCTATTGAACTGTTCATAAACCTTTCTGGTTTAAACTCTAGAGGTTCTTCCCAAATTGAAGGGTCTCTTGCAATTGCCCAAGCATTCACTATTACCTGTGTTCCAGCTGCAATGTCATAGCCATCTAGTTTGATATCTTCCATAGATTTCCGAGGGATTAATAATGGAATCGGGGCGTGCAGGCGAAGAGTTTCTTTGATCACAGCTTTCAAGTAGTTCATGTTAACCAAATCGTCTTCAGTTACCTGAGTTTTTTTTCCAACCACAGTTCTGACCTCATCTTGCAATTTATGCATCACAGTTTGGTGTCTTAACAATTCTGTCATTTCCCATTCTAGGACTGTGTAGGTAGTGTCTGTACCTGCAGCAAACATGTCCTACATGCAGGGAAAAACGCTCAATTTAAATTACACTACCATACCTCGCTTATTCCACAAATTGAATGTTTctaacaatatattattaaatatctaaaagaaacaaatttatACACAAAATACATCTAAATAATAAAAGCGGAAAAATGGACATGTTAGAGTCTGCTATAAAATACAGTATTATGCAGAAAAGGGAAGACACCTGAATATAAACTATAAAAGATTAATATAGTTACTTACTAGTATCAAAGCTTTTATTGAAGTTCTATCAATTGGGAAGCCAATAGCATTAGTCTTCTGAACAGAAAGCAAAACATCGACAAAATCACCCTGCTCCTCATTATCAACGGTACCATTCCTCAACCTATGACTAATGTGCTCCTCAATTACTTGTTCTATAAACTCATCCAAATATTTAGCACATTTTTCTGCCCTGATATAAAAACCATTAACTTTTCCCAACCAATCAAGCCAAGGTATATAGTCTCCTATACATACAGTGCCCAATAACTCTCCAAATTCCAACAACACCTCCTGCAATTTCATCTCTCTTCCTTCACGGTATCTTTTTCCTAAAGCCACCCTACATACTATATCATTAGTAATTGTAGAACACAACTCCGTTAAATTCAACGGCAAAGCAGAAGAACAACAATGCTCCTTAATATATTCCACCATTCTTAAAGTTTCTTCCTCTCTTACACGATGATAAGATCGAACCCTTTTGTTACTCAGAAGATGTAACACACAGAGACTCTTTATTTGTCTCCAATACTCACCATATCCACAACTTGCCACAtctttgaaaccataaaaaagGATATCGAAGATTTTACTTTGTGGCCTATCAGAGAAAACCAAATCATAAGTTTTCATTACTTTTCGTGCTGCATCAGCAGAGGAAACCACAAGTACTGGAACCTTCCCAAAATAAAGAAGCATTAAAGGGCCATATTTGTGTGATAAATTTTGGAGCGACCGGTGAGGCAATAAGCCAAGTTGATGGAGATTACCAAGTAGAGGTAATCTTGGAGGTGACGGTAGTGAGTTTTTTTGTGTGACAGAAGAATTGTCGACATACCAATatttgatgatgaagaaaagAGAAATAAGAAATAGTGGGAAGATAGTGAAGAAAAGCATAGGGAATATTGAATGTAAGCTTTCTTGTGAAAGAAAAGTTTGAAGAAAGGTGGACATAGCTTTAAGCTTTTGTTTCTGTTGAGTGATATAATttcctttatatatattatggtGACTAAATGATTATCATAAGATAATGAATTGTATTTTGATAAGGTGAAAATCAAAGCATAGGATGAGAATGAGTTACATTGTATTTATTGTTATTTCTTCATATATTTATGCACgtataaattttatttgcatGTGGATAATGATATGAGAGATCAGGAGAAAAGGTTTGTATTTCTATCTAATCTAGAAACTGTTAATTAGGAACCCTTTCTCATTTCATTTATGGCCACAAGTGTAACTACTGGAATTTGTTTTGAATTCATGATAGGATAGGAAAATGGAGATAGATTCCACTATATTCTGGGAGAGTTATCCATGAAGACAAGACTGTATGTATCAGTCACGGTTTATTTGTTTGTACTGAGTATTATAAATACTGTCCGATAAGAGAAAGGATTTGGTTGTTACTTTTCTtcttgttgggtttttgtatgttggctacattttgcaaaaacatattttagtcaagtgttgagacatatgtgctgaccccaagtattgtgacaaatgttggtacactttggaacaacacctgtctctgtatctgtgcgcgccagctagcggtttttaatttctactcaatcttttgaagatttgattgaagaattgtttcaaggtttcttacagaggaaggcgcacgtgtttaatatgtttcaggaggcagccgaaaccctagttatattttctaaaggaattatatttttggaaaatatatttttgtgtttcaaaaatagaactattattttcaaaaatatatcactgctgccgcaattctagaagccctaattttgtcttgaagcccaagtcgttctactactataaatacgaaggcaagcatatggtttcaagtatctaaaatcgtgtcttacaaagcgtgtgtttttagggattttagagtgttaattgtgagcctttcttgtgtctcattaatgcaagcttaggacctgagtttattgagttgtaagtgtgaacttctcctaagctttgaagtacggagattgttctagtgtgttgtgtggtttgctcgcaagcttttaagcaagagtgaatcctagtttcttaggagtgtgtctccaccgtttgtaatcgttgaagtttataacaacgctgtctgtgttgttaaggtgggaattgggacggggtctcatatctaggagttcctaggtaaaagtgtcattgggtagtgattaagtgagaagttgtaaacgggtgagtttagcttcgaagtaatactgctgatagttgacttcattcctggattggtatcccccagagtaggctttaggctgaactgggttaacaactcttgtgtgttatttactttactgtttgtattgttttatgttatttgctctgtttatagacaagtgttggcgcaccagtaacaacatctgtctacaacagacaagtgttgatacaccttgatcaacacctgtccactgtgtgccaggaatttcaattggcatcagagcaggcaccctgttctgaattttagggtgagctccagggaaatcttttctggcaaggatggaca
This portion of the Trifolium pratense cultivar HEN17-A07 linkage group LG3, ARS_RC_1.1, whole genome shotgun sequence genome encodes:
- the LOC123915715 gene encoding cytochrome P450 736A117-like, with the translated sequence MSTFLQTFLSQESLHSIFPMLFFTIFPLFLISLFFIIKYWYVDNSSVTQKNSLPSPPRLPLLGNLHQLGLLPHRSLQNLSHKYGPLMLLYFGKVPVLVVSSADAARKVMKTYDLVFSDRPQSKIFDILFYGFKDVASCGYGEYWRQIKSLCVLHLLSNKRVRSYHRVREEETLRMVEYIKEHCCSSALPLNLTELCSTITNDIVCRVALGKRYREGREMKLQEVLLEFGELLGTVCIGDYIPWLDWLGKVNGFYIRAEKCAKYLDEFIEQVIEEHISHRLRNGTVDNEEQGDFVDVLLSVQKTNAIGFPIDRTSIKALILDMFAAGTDTTYTVLEWEMTELLRHQTVMHKLQDEVRTVVGKKTQVTEDDLVNMNYLKAVIKETLRLHAPIPLLIPRKSMEDIKLDGYDIAAGTQVIVNAWAIARDPSIWEEPLEFKPERFMNSSIDFKGLNFELIPFGAGRRGCPGVLFATAVNELVLANLVYQFDWKLPDGVAGKNLDMSETGGITCHRKYPLLAVATKYDRNE
- the LOC123915717 gene encoding cytochrome P450 736A117-like, whose protein sequence is MSTFLQSSLSQKSLYSLFPMIFFTIFPLFLISLFFIIKYWYVNNSSVTQKTTLASPPRLPILGNLHQLGILPQRSLQNLSHKYGPLMLLYFGKFPVLVVSSADAARKIMKTHDLVFSDRPHSKMFDILFYGSKDVATCAYGEYWRQIRSLSVIHLLSSKRVRSYHHVREEETLRMMEYIKESCCSSASPLNLTELLSTITNDIICRVTFGKRYREGRGVKLQEVLSEFEELLGTVFIGDYIPWLDWLGKVNGLDRRAEKCAKYLDEFLEQVIEEHISHRFRNDTVDNEEHSDFVDVLLSVQKTDAIDFPIDRTSVKAVILDMFAAGTDTTYAVLDWAMTELLRHQTVMHKLQDEVRTLVGNKTHVTEEDLVNMNYLKAVIKETLRLHLPVPLLLPRKSMEDIKLDGYDIASGTQVIVNAWAIARDPSSWEEPLEFKPERFMNSSKDFKGLDFEFIPFGAGRRGCPGVMFAIAVNELVLANLVYQFEWQLPDGVAGENLDMSETGGITCHRKYPLLAVASKI